TGGGCAACAACAACGGCACCTTCAACGCCGGCACCGCCGCGCTCGACGTCGACGCCGCCGACTCCTACCCGCAGGGCTTCGACTGCTCCAACCCGACGCGCTGGAACGGCGTCCCGGACATCAGCTACGACCACGTCCCCGGCAAGCCGCTGATCACCGCCGAGTTCCAGGGCGGCGCTTTCGACCCGTGGGGCGGCCCGGGCTACGAGAAGTGCGCACAGCTGATCAACGACCAGTTCGCGAACGTCTTCTACAAGCAGAACATCGCGGTCGGCGCCACCGGGCAGAGCTTCTACATGCTGCACGGCGGCACGTCCTGGGGCTGGAGCGCGATCCCGCAGAACTACACCTCCTACGACTACGGCGCGGCGATCACCGAAGGACGCCAGTTCGACCCGAAGTACAACGAAGACAAGCTGATCGGCTACTTCACGCAGTCCGTCGCGCCGCTGACCAAGACCGACGGCCTGGCGAGCGCACCGCTCAGCGACGCGGCCCTCACCGACACCGCCCGGATCAACCCGGACACCCGCACGCAGTTCCACACCCTGCGGCACACCGATTCGACGTCCACGGCCACGAACACCACGAGCCTCGCGCTCGACCTGGCCGCGCACGCCGGTTACACCTACGACGACCGCGCGGCGGAGATCGGCTACACCGGCACCTGGAGCCACGTCGGGCCGGAGGTGAACTACACCGGCGGCGACTACCAGCACACCGAGTCGTTCTCGGAGGTCACCGGCGACAGCGTCAGCATTCCGTTCACCGGCACCGGGATCCGCTGGGTGACCTCGAAGGACCCGAGCCACGGCGTCGCCGACGTCTACCTCGACGACGCGAAGGTCAGCACCGTCGATCTCTACGCGGCGAGCAAGCAGAACCAGGTCACCGGCTACGAGGTGCGCGGCCTGCCCGCCGGGGCGCACACGCTCAAGGTCGTCGTCACCGGGCAGAAGAACGCCAAGGCGACCGGGCCGTTCGTCGTGGTGGACGCCGTCGACCTGCTGTCGGGCAGCGCCGACTACTACCCGGTCGTCCCGCAGCAGCCAGGCACCGGCCTCACCCTGAACGGCCGCCAGTCGAAGATCGTCGTCGCCGGGTACGACCTCGGGCGGACGCGGATGCAGTACTCGACGTCGGAGATCATGACGAGCGCGGCGATCGGGAGCCGTGACGTCGCGGTGCTGTACGGCGACCAAGGCGGCCCCGGCGAGACCGTCCTGCGGCTCGCACAACAGCCGTCCGTGCAGGTCCTCAGCGGCAGCGCTACGTCCACTTGGGACGCCGCCCGCGGCGACCTGCGGCTGAACTACACCCACGACGGCCTGACGCGCGTGCTCGTCACCACACCCGGGCGGCGCCCGTTGCTCCTGCTGCTCGCCGACAAGGCGACGGCGGCGACGTTCTGGCGCCAGGACACCGCGGCGGGCCCGGTGCTGGTCCGCGGCACGCACCTGGTGCGGACCGCGGCCGACGACCACGGCACCCTGAACCTGACCGGCGACACCGGCACCGACGGCGCCTTCGAGGTCTTCGCCACCGAGAAGTCCGTGTCGTGGAACGGATCCCGGGTCGCGACCCAGCCGACGTCGAGCGGCAGCCTCACCGCCGCCGCGCCGACCGCGAAGGCCGTGACGCTCCCCGCCTTGAGCGGCTGGAAGCACCAGCAGGAGTCGCCGGAAAGCCAGCCCGGCTTCGACGACTCGGCCTGGCCGGTGGCCGACAAGGACACGTCCAACAGCTCGACCGCGGTCGGCACGAAACCGGTCCTCTTCGCCGACGATTACGGCTTCCACGCCGGCAACACCTGGTACCGCGGCCGGTTCACCGCCGACGGCAAGCAGACCGGGATCACGCTGTCGAGCCAGAGCGGCGGGCCGGCGGGCGCTTTTTCGGCGTGGCTCAACGGCGTCTTCCTCGGCAGCTCGAAGGACCCGCAGCACACGTTCCCCTTCCCGGCGGGCACGCTGCGCGCGGGGGAGAACGAGATCTCCGTGCTGACCGTGAACATGGGCCACGAGGAGGACTACGGGGCGAACAACGGCAACAAGGCCGCGCGCGGGCTCACCTCCGCGCGGCTGACCGGCTCGCCGCTGACGTCGGTGACCTGGCGGCTGCAGGGCGTCCGCGGCGGCGAGACCGGGCTCGATCCGGTGCGCGGCCCGCTCAACACCGGTGGCCTGTACGGCGAGCGCGCGGGCTGGTCGCTGCCCGGCTTCCCCGACGCTCGCTGGGCGTCGACCTCCCTGCCGGCCAAGGACACCACCCCGGGCGTGTCCTGGTACCGGACGACGGCGGATCTGGATTTGCCGCGCGGCCAGGACACCTCGCTCGGCCTGACGATCACCGACGACCCCGCGCGGCAGTACCGGGCGCTGCTCTTCGTCAACGGCTGGCAGCTCGGCCAGTACGTCAACTACCTCGGACCGCAGCACAGCTTCCCGATCCCGACCGGCGTCCTGAACCCGAACGGCCACAACACGATCGCCGTCGCGGTGTGGAACCTCGACGGCAGCACGGGCGGCCTGGGCACCATCGCGTGGACGAACTACGGCAGCTACCGCTCGCCACTGACCGTCCGGCAGAACGCCTCGCCCGGCTTCGACCCCGGGCGGTACGCGATGCCGGCGGCGCCGACGGCGGCGGTCTCGCTGACCGCGCCGGACACCGCGTCGGGCGGTCAGCGGTTCACCGCCACGGCGACGGTCCGGGTGCCCGCGGGCGCGCCGCCGGCGTTCGACGTGAAGCCGGTGCTGACGGCCCCGGCCGGGTGGACGGTCGGGCCCGTGTCCCCGCCTTCGGTGGCGCGGATCGACGGCGGCCGGTCGGCGACCTTCAGCTGGCCCGTCACCGCTCCCTCCACAGTGGACACCGCGGCCCTGAAGGTGGCGGTGGCGTACCGGCAGGCCGGGCGGCCGGGGTCGGTGTCCGGCGAGCGGATCGTCGGTGCCGTGCCGCCGGCGCCCCCCGCGGGCGAGGTGGCGGTGAGCTCGCTGCCGTTCCTGACGGCGACGAACGGCTGGGGCCCGGTCGAGCGCGACACGAGCAACGGCGAAGCGAACGCGGGCGACGGCAAGCCGATGACCATCGGCGGGGTGGCGTACGCGAAGGGGCTGGGCGTGCACGCGGCCAGCGACGTCCAGCTCTACCTGGCCGGCGCCTGCACCCGGTTGACGGCTTCGGCCGGCGTCGACGGCGAGACCGGAAACGGCGGAAGCGTGAGCTTCAGCGTCTCGGTGGACGGCACGACCCGGGTGACGACGCCGGTGGTCCGCGGCGGCCAGGCCGCCGTCCCGATCGACGTCGACGTCACCGGCGCCCAGGTCCTGGACCTGCTGGTGGGCGACGGCGGCGACGGCAACGGCAACGACCACGCGGACTGGGCGCTGCCGACGCTGACCTGCGTCACGCCGCCTGCCGGGTGAACTCCGGGAGGGGCCGGACGAAGAACGTCGCCCGGACCTCCCGGCGTTCGCACCACAGGTGGTACAGCGCCAGGCCGAAGATGATCGAGCCCAGCACGTTGGCGACGAAGTGCCACCAGACGCGATAGGTCGTCAGCCCCGGGCCCGGGGCGATCAGGCCGAAGAACGTCGAGAGGCCGACGGCGCGCGAGCCGGACGCCACCGACAGCGTCAGGACCAGGTGTTCCAGCCCGTGCAGGCCCTGCATCCAGACGCCCATCTTCGCCCAGCGGCGGGCGCGGGTGCCCAGCGCCCGCCGCGTGATGACCACGACGCCGGCGATCCCGGCGAGGAAGAGGAAGTTGCCGGTGAGGTGCAGCAGCTCCATCCCGAACGTCGGCCGGTCCGGCAGGAGCGTCTGCAGGCCGTTCGCGAGCCCGGTGCCCCACGGCGTCATCCACGCCGGGGAGTTCGGGTGCCCGAGCCAGTAACCGACCTGCGCGATGTGCTCCTGGACGTGCCCGAGCTGGCCGAGCACGCCGAGGCCGATCACCACGGCCGAGCCGCGGTACACCCACGGCCGCACCGGCCCGCGGTTCGCGTACGCCAGCACCCCGACCGCCGCCCCCATCGCCAGCGCCCAGAGCACCAGCAGCGTCGCTCCCGCGATGTCCCACCCGGACATCGTCTCCACCGGCATGGTCATGGCCGCCTCCCGTCCGCGTCTCGCCCAGGCTAGCCGCGGAACCGGCAGCCGAACGTCTTCGGCCGTGCGGCCGGGAATCGGGCAAACCGTTACACCACAACGCGTTCCGGCTCAACCGAGGACAAGCCGGACGGCCAGGGCGGTGATCACCGCGCTCGACGCGAGCGCCGTCACCAACCGGCCCCGCGGCCCGGTGAGAACGCGCCCGAGCAGGGCCCCGCCGCCGGCCAGGAGCGCTTGCCAGCTCGCCGAGGCGGCGAACGCGGCGAGCACGAACACGACCTGTGCGGCCGCCGAGACCGCGGTCCCGGCCCGGTCGCCGACGACCAGGGCGGTGAAGTAGACGACCGTGGTCGGGTTCACCAGCGTGATGCCGAGCAGGCTGACGTAGGCGCGACCGGGGGCGAGCGGGGTCACCGGCCGGGCGGTGGCGGCACGGTGGGAGCGCAGGGCCAGGGCGGCGCCGCGGACGGCCAGCACGACGAGGATCCCGGCCGACGCCAGCCGCAACGGCCCGGCGACCGGCGTGACGACGCCGGCGATCGCGGCGCCCCCGAGCACCGCCACCAGCGCGTACACGCCGTCAGCGGTGGCGACGCCCAGAGCCGCGGCCAGGCCGGTCCGCAGGGACGTGCGGGCGGTGAGCGCGACGAGGTAGGTCGCGACGGCGCCGACGGGGATCGCGATGCCGTAGCCGGCGAGCAGGCCGGCGAGGAGCGCGCCCGTCACGGCGCTGAGGTGATCGACCCCCGCGGACGGCACGGCTGCTGCTGGACCGGCGCGGTGGTCGCGGCGTCGGTCGGCAGGAGCGGGGTGCGGTAGGAGGTCATGCGCAGATGGTGGCGTCGTCGGGACCGGTCCGGCAACCGGATTTTCCACCCGGTGGGCGCGGGGCAGCTGTGCTTGAATCGGCCGCAGGAGCGGCCGACGCGAGAAAGGGTTTTCACGATGCGGGTCGACCTGAGCGGGAAGACGGCCCTGGTCACCGGGTCCACCCAGGGCATCGGCTCGGCGATCGCGGCGGGGCTCGCGGCCGCGGGCGCGCGGGTCGCGATCAACGGCCGGAGCGAAACCGGCGTCGCGAAGGCCATCGCGCGCCTGAAGGAGGAGTTGCCGGACGCCGACCTGGTGCCGGCCCCGGGCGACGTCTCGGACGAGGCCGGCGCGGCGCAGGTCGTCGAGGAAGTGCCGGACGCGGACATCCTGGTCAACAACCTCGGCATCTTCGGTGCCCAGGAGCCCCTCGACATCACCGACGACGACTGGCGGCGCTACTTCGAGGTCAACGTCCTGGCGGCAGTGCGGCTCACCCGCGCGTACCTGCCCGGGATGACCGGGCGCGGCTGGGGCCGGATCCAGTACATCGCCAGCGATTCGGCGATCGTGATCCCGGCCGAGATGATCCACTACGGAGTGTCGAAGACGGCGCTGCTCGGGGTTTCCCGCGGCTTCGCCAAGCACGCGGCGGGGACGGGCGTCACAGTCAACGCCGTGATCGCGGGCCCGACGCACACCGGCGGGGTCGAGGACTTCGTCTACGAGCTGGTGGACAAGGACCTGCCGTGGGACGAGGCCCAGCGCGAGTTCATGAAGAAGCACCGGCCGCAGTCGCTGCTGCAGCGCCTGATCGAGCCCGAGGAGATCGCGAACCTGGTGGTGTACCTGAGTTCCCCGTTCGCCTCGGCGACGACGGGCGCGGCCGTGCGCGTCGACGGCGGGTACGTCGACTCGATCGTGCCCTAGCCGGGTCCCGCTCCCGCCCGGAAGCACGGGGGAACCTCTGGCGGGAACGGGAGTTTTGGTGCCGGTACGGGGGCCGCCTCGCGGCGGAAGGCACGACACGGCTCCTGCGTTACCGGTATTCCGTGAAGGCAAGGGGTGAGGCCCGGGGGCACCGCCGTACCGACAGTGGGTACAACGCTTCGGCCGGGCCGGTGTTCCGCGGCCGGGCGTGACGTGCGTCGCCACCGTTCGGGGTACCCCGCGCAGGGGTCGCCCGGACGAGCGCGCGGACTGTCCCGATCGGCCGGGGTGGTTCATGATCGACTTCATGGACCACATCGAGACACCGGCGAAACCCGCCCCGGCCCTGCGCCGGGTACTCCTCGCCGCGGCGGCGGGCGCAGTGCTCGCCGCCGCGGCGTGGGTGGCACTCTGGCTGGCCATGCACCTGTGACGGTGGCTACGGCGTGACCGGGATGTTCGTCAGTCCCGACGTCGCGTTCGTGACCGTGTTGGACGCGTACACTACGTTCGGGTTCGCCGCGCACTTCGACACCGAGCTGATCTTGATCGCGTAGGCGCCGACGCCGCCCAGGTCGGACTTGTTGCCGCGCCACACGTTGCCGCAGCCGTTGTCGAAGGCGGGGGACGTGCCCGTGTTGTGGTTCTCGTAGCCGTTGGCGAACGTGCCCGGTGCGGAGAACGTGCCGGTGTTGTTCTCGATCGTGTAGCCGATGCCCTTGACGTCGATCCAGGAGTCCGCGGAGTTCTCGCCGGAGATGCCGCGGCCGTCGAAGGTGTTGCCGCGGATCAGGCCGTCGAAGGTGCCTTCCTTGACGTCGATCGGCTCGGCCGCGATGAACGGGCCGATGTGGTTGTCCAGCACCTGGATCCGGTCGCCGCGGTCGACGCCGCCGGAGTTGCCGTGGCAGGCCCAGTTCGAGTTGGCCGAGCCGAGGTAGACGCCTTCGCCGTAGCCGGGCTGCACCAGCCCGGTGTAGGTGATCGTCGAGTTCTTGAGCACGCTGTCGGCCGACGAGCGGCGGAAGTGGACCGCCTCCTCGTCGATGTGGTTGACGTTCACGCCGTCGATCGTCGTGTGCGGGGAGTTGTCGACGACGATGCCCTTCTTGGACTCCTGCACGGTGAAGCCGACGAGGTTCCAGTACGGCGCGCCGGAGAGCCACAGGCCGTAGCCCGAGTCCCAGCCCGCGGTCGGCACCGGGCAGTCCGGCGCGGCACCCGACGGGCCGTCGTTGACCAGGACCGCGTTCGCCGGGCCCGACAGCGTGATGGGCTTCGCCGCGGCGCCGGCCTTCGTCGTGAGGAACGAGCCGCGGTAGGTGCCGGCCGCGAGCTTGATCGCCTGGCCCGGTGCCGCGTTCGCCAGGGCCACCTGCAGCTGGGCGGCGGTCGAGACGGTCACGGTGTCCCCGGCGGGCGGGGGAGTCGTGGTGGTCGTCGGCGGTGTCGTGGTGATGGGCGGTGTCGTCGTGACCGGGCCGCCGCCCACGCACGGGAGCCCGTTCACCGTGCAGCCCGAGGGCAGTCCGGAGCCTGCGACGGTGAAGCCGAAGCTCACCGTGGCACCCGGCTTGACCGTGCCGTTGAAGCCGGCGTTGACGAACTTGTAGTGCTGCCCGGTCTGCGTCTTCACCGAGCTCCACGAGCTGCTCACCGACGTGCCGGCGGGCAGGTCGAACTCGACGGTCCAGCCGGTGGCGGGCGCGTCGCCGCGGTTGGCGATCGTGTACCCGGCGCCGTAGCCCCCGGTCCAGACCGAGGTCTGCGCGAAGGTGGCGGACAGGTTCGCCGCCGCGGCCTGCGCGGAGACCGCGCCGGTCAGCGCGAGCGCGGCCGAGATCGCGGCGGCGCCGAGCAGAACGGCACGACGATTTCGTGGGGACACCAAGAGCCTCCGGAGAAGGGGACAGCGGAGGTGTTGCGGCGTACACCCGGACTTTCCCTTTATAGGTCACGGATGTGACGTGCGTCAATGAGCTGAACGATCGTCACGGATGTGAACGAATCAGCCGGTGACGCTCGGCGTGCCCGTTTCGACGTGCCCGCTGAACCGCCGGAGGAACTTCGGGTCGGCGTCGAGCGTGGCGGACAGGTCGTACCAGCCGGACCCGTAGGCGACGGGGTTCCAGTCGTCGGTCACGGTCTGGCCCGCGGCCAGCGAGTACGTCCACGGGCCGTCGGTGCGGTAGTGGTTCGCGGTCACCGTGATCCTGGCGGCCGTCGTGCCGCTGTTGCGCATAGTCAGGCGCAGCTTGTTCTCGCTCGTGTAGCCGGCAGTGACGTCGACGCCCGCGCCCGCGCTGTTCGCGTCCCCGGCGAAGACCCAGCGGAACCGGTTGGGCCCGTGCACCGCGACGCCGTACTTGCCGCCGCCGTAGAGCTGGATCCGCCACGTATCGCTCACCTGCGCACCGGGCGCGACGTCGTAGGGCCACGGCCCGTCGGCCTGGCCGTCGTTGCGGTAGGCCATCAGCTGCACGGCCGCGGTGCCCGGGTTGGCGAACGTCGTGGTGAGGAGCCGGCGGTCCGCGCTCAGCGACGTCGTCACCAGCGGCCGGTACGGGAGCGCGCGGGCCGGGCGGGTGCCGGCTTCCTGCACCGGGACCTGCTGCTTGCCGGTCGCGGGCGGCGTGGGTTTCGGCAGCTTCTTCTGGGTGTCGTCGGCCTGCTTGCGCAGCGCGGCGGTGTCGGGCAGCAACGGGATCTGCACGTTCGGGGTGCCGAAGTCGAAACACGTCATCAGGTCGCCGCAGAGCGCGCGGCGCCACGCGCTGATGTTCGGCTCGGCCACGCCGGTCCAGCGCTCGAGGAACCGGATGACCGACGTGTGGTCGGTGACCTCGGAGCTGATCCAGCCACCGCGGCTCCACGGCGAGATCACCGTCATCGGCACGCGTGCGCCGAGCCCGACCGGCTTGCCGCCGATGTATTCGCCGGCCGTTCCCGGCGGTGCGATCGGGGGCGCGACGTGGTCGAAGAAGCCGTCGTTCTCGTCGTAGTCGATCAGGACCACAGTGGACTCCCACAGCTTCGGGTCGGCCCACAGGGCGTTCAGCACGGTCTGGGTGTACGCGGCGCCGTCGACCGGGCGGGCTTCGGGGTGTTCGCAGTAGCCGTAGGGTGCGACGATCCACGAGACGCGGGGGAGTGAACCGCTCGCGCAGTCGGCGGTGAACTCGGCGAGGACATGGTCGACGTCCTTGCCCTTCCCCGAATCCGGGCCCCAGGTCTTGAAGACGCTGGCGCGCCGCGAAAGGTCGCTGGAGTAGTCCTGGTGGTAGGCGTGGAAGAGCCACAGCGGGTTGTCGCCGTAGTCGCCGACGAAGGAGCCGCTCGCGTCACCGACTTCCTTGCTGGCATAGACCTTCCACGAAACGCCGTGCTGCTGAAGGCGTTCCGGATAGGTCGTCCAGCTGAAGACCGGCTGGTAGTCGGCCGGGTTGTAGTTCGCCGGGCCACCCGCCTTGCCGTCGGGGTCGACGGTGCCGGTGAACAGGTAGAGCCGGTTGGGGGTGGTCGGGCCCTGCACCGAGCAGAAGTAGTGGTCGCACAAGGTGAAGGCGTCCGCCAGTGCGCGGTGGAACGGGATGTCGCCCTGGTCGAAGTAGCCCATGGTCAGCTCGCCCTTGGCGGCCACCCACGCGTTGTTCGCGCCGCCGGCGATCGCCTGGTGCTGGTCGGCCCAGCCGTGGCCGAGGTCGCCGAGGTCCTGACCGTCCACTTTGGTGGTGTCCACGCGGAACGGCAGCAGGTACTTGCCGTCGCTGCGGCCGGGATCGGGCTGGTGGAAGACGTCCTGGCCGTTCGGCTGCACGATCGCCGAGCGGTCGCCGTAGCCGCGGA
This genomic window from Amycolatopsis mongoliensis contains:
- a CDS encoding DUF6008 family protein is translated as MTMPVETMSGWDIAGATLLVLWALAMGAAVGVLAYANRGPVRPWVYRGSAVVIGLGVLGQLGHVQEHIAQVGYWLGHPNSPAWMTPWGTGLANGLQTLLPDRPTFGMELLHLTGNFLFLAGIAGVVVITRRALGTRARRWAKMGVWMQGLHGLEHLVLTLSVASGSRAVGLSTFFGLIAPGPGLTTYRVWWHFVANVLGSIIFGLALYHLWCERREVRATFFVRPLPEFTRQAA
- a CDS encoding LysE family transporter, which encodes MTGALLAGLLAGYGIAIPVGAVATYLVALTARTSLRTGLAAALGVATADGVYALVAVLGGAAIAGVVTPVAGPLRLASAGILVVLAVRGAALALRSHRAATARPVTPLAPGRAYVSLLGITLVNPTTVVYFTALVVGDRAGTAVSAAAQVVFVLAAFAASASWQALLAGGGALLGRVLTGPRGRLVTALASSAVITALAVRLVLG
- a CDS encoding SDR family NAD(P)-dependent oxidoreductase, translating into MRVDLSGKTALVTGSTQGIGSAIAAGLAAAGARVAINGRSETGVAKAIARLKEELPDADLVPAPGDVSDEAGAAQVVEEVPDADILVNNLGIFGAQEPLDITDDDWRRYFEVNVLAAVRLTRAYLPGMTGRGWGRIQYIASDSAIVIPAEMIHYGVSKTALLGVSRGFAKHAAGTGVTVNAVIAGPTHTGGVEDFVYELVDKDLPWDEAQREFMKKHRPQSLLQRLIEPEEIANLVVYLSSPFASATTGAAVRVDGGYVDSIVP
- a CDS encoding beta-galactosidase, which translates into the protein MRASFRALLVALLALVGVLVPQAAAAPPKAAHTVTYDGYSFLVDGNRTYLWSGEFHSYRLPSPDLWLDIFQKMKAAGFNATSLYFDWGYHSPRQGVYDFTGVRDLDKLLDMAQQAGLYVIARPGPYINAEVDGGGFPTWLSTTPGHTRSADSVYLKYSDEWQTQIDRIIARHQLTDGTGSVLAYQVENEYYNGNADGRAYMQHLEDKARADGITVPLVGNNNGTFNAGTAALDVDAADSYPQGFDCSNPTRWNGVPDISYDHVPGKPLITAEFQGGAFDPWGGPGYEKCAQLINDQFANVFYKQNIAVGATGQSFYMLHGGTSWGWSAIPQNYTSYDYGAAITEGRQFDPKYNEDKLIGYFTQSVAPLTKTDGLASAPLSDAALTDTARINPDTRTQFHTLRHTDSTSTATNTTSLALDLAAHAGYTYDDRAAEIGYTGTWSHVGPEVNYTGGDYQHTESFSEVTGDSVSIPFTGTGIRWVTSKDPSHGVADVYLDDAKVSTVDLYAASKQNQVTGYEVRGLPAGAHTLKVVVTGQKNAKATGPFVVVDAVDLLSGSADYYPVVPQQPGTGLTLNGRQSKIVVAGYDLGRTRMQYSTSEIMTSAAIGSRDVAVLYGDQGGPGETVLRLAQQPSVQVLSGSATSTWDAARGDLRLNYTHDGLTRVLVTTPGRRPLLLLLADKATAATFWRQDTAAGPVLVRGTHLVRTAADDHGTLNLTGDTGTDGAFEVFATEKSVSWNGSRVATQPTSSGSLTAAAPTAKAVTLPALSGWKHQQESPESQPGFDDSAWPVADKDTSNSSTAVGTKPVLFADDYGFHAGNTWYRGRFTADGKQTGITLSSQSGGPAGAFSAWLNGVFLGSSKDPQHTFPFPAGTLRAGENEISVLTVNMGHEEDYGANNGNKAARGLTSARLTGSPLTSVTWRLQGVRGGETGLDPVRGPLNTGGLYGERAGWSLPGFPDARWASTSLPAKDTTPGVSWYRTTADLDLPRGQDTSLGLTITDDPARQYRALLFVNGWQLGQYVNYLGPQHSFPIPTGVLNPNGHNTIAVAVWNLDGSTGGLGTIAWTNYGSYRSPLTVRQNASPGFDPGRYAMPAAPTAAVSLTAPDTASGGQRFTATATVRVPAGAPPAFDVKPVLTAPAGWTVGPVSPPSVARIDGGRSATFSWPVTAPSTVDTAALKVAVAYRQAGRPGSVSGERIVGAVPPAPPAGEVAVSSLPFLTATNGWGPVERDTSNGEANAGDGKPMTIGGVAYAKGLGVHAASDVQLYLAGACTRLTASAGVDGETGNGGSVSFSVSVDGTTRVTTPVVRGGQAAVPIDVDVTGAQVLDLLVGDGGDGNGNDHADWALPTLTCVTPPAG
- a CDS encoding phosphocholine-specific phospholipase C, with product MADPHELTRRSFLGGVAAAGALGALAPGMAEALAEPRVSGSLSDVEHVVILMQENRSFDHYYGTMKGVRGYGDRSAIVQPNGQDVFHQPDPGRSDGKYLLPFRVDTTKVDGQDLGDLGHGWADQHQAIAGGANNAWVAAKGELTMGYFDQGDIPFHRALADAFTLCDHYFCSVQGPTTPNRLYLFTGTVDPDGKAGGPANYNPADYQPVFSWTTYPERLQQHGVSWKVYASKEVGDASGSFVGDYGDNPLWLFHAYHQDYSSDLSRRASVFKTWGPDSGKGKDVDHVLAEFTADCASGSLPRVSWIVAPYGYCEHPEARPVDGAAYTQTVLNALWADPKLWESTVVLIDYDENDGFFDHVAPPIAPPGTAGEYIGGKPVGLGARVPMTVISPWSRGGWISSEVTDHTSVIRFLERWTGVAEPNISAWRRALCGDLMTCFDFGTPNVQIPLLPDTAALRKQADDTQKKLPKPTPPATGKQQVPVQEAGTRPARALPYRPLVTTSLSADRRLLTTTFANPGTAAVQLMAYRNDGQADGPWPYDVAPGAQVSDTWRIQLYGGGKYGVAVHGPNRFRWVFAGDANSAGAGVDVTAGYTSENKLRLTMRNSGTTAARITVTANHYRTDGPWTYSLAAGQTVTDDWNPVAYGSGWYDLSATLDADPKFLRRFSGHVETGTPSVTG
- a CDS encoding cellulose binding domain-containing protein — translated: MSPRNRRAVLLGAAAISAALALTGAVSAQAAAANLSATFAQTSVWTGGYGAGYTIANRGDAPATGWTVEFDLPAGTSVSSSWSSVKTQTGQHYKFVNAGFNGTVKPGATVSFGFTVAGSGLPSGCTVNGLPCVGGGPVTTTPPITTTPPTTTTTPPPAGDTVTVSTAAQLQVALANAAPGQAIKLAAGTYRGSFLTTKAGAAAKPITLSGPANAVLVNDGPSGAAPDCPVPTAGWDSGYGLWLSGAPYWNLVGFTVQESKKGIVVDNSPHTTIDGVNVNHIDEEAVHFRRSSADSVLKNSTITYTGLVQPGYGEGVYLGSANSNWACHGNSGGVDRGDRIQVLDNHIGPFIAAEPIDVKEGTFDGLIRGNTFDGRGISGENSADSWIDVKGIGYTIENNTGTFSAPGTFANGYENHNTGTSPAFDNGCGNVWRGNKSDLGGVGAYAIKISSVSKCAANPNVVYASNTVTNATSGLTNIPVTP